In Coccidioides posadasii str. Silveira chromosome 4, complete sequence, one genomic interval encodes:
- a CDS encoding uncharacterized protein (SECRETED:SignalP(1-15)~EggNog:ENOG410PNX0~COG:S~BUSCO:13479at33183) yields the protein MKSALILGLVGTALGAAIPDDVPTRTLVLPGFPNGGNPFPTRDANEKRGDIELGGPTPDPDKVQIVGVTYGGTGCPSNTVSHVLSDDRQVMTLIFDEYVASIGPEVPITQNRKNCQLNINLRYPGGFQFSIFSADYRGYANLEKGITGTQKSTYYFSGQTQQTNTQTQWKGPFSGDFLLHDEAENTSTVWSPCGANGALNINSQIRLTSSDRNAQGIMTNDSLDASFKQIVHFRWRECTE from the exons ATGAAGTCTGCTCTCATCCTCGGCTTGGTGGGCACTGCCCTTGGTGCCGCAATCCCAGACGACGTTCCAACTCGGACTTTGGTGCTCCCAGGCTTCCCAAACGGTGGCAATCCATTCCCAACCCGCGACGCAAATGAGAAGCGTGGTGATATCGAGCTTGGCGGTCCTACTCCTGACCCAGATAAGGTCCAGATTGTTGGCGTCACCTATGGCGGTACTGGCTGCCCTTCCAACACCGTCAGCCACGTCCTCTCCGATGACCGACAAGTTATGACTCTCATCTTCGATGAATATGTTGCGTCCATTGGCCCTGAGGTTCCCATCACCCAGAACCGTAAGAACTGCCAGCTCAACATCAACCTTCGCTACCCAGGTGGTTTCCAATTCTCGATTTTCTCCGCCGATTACCGTGGATATGCCAACCTTGAGAAGGGCATCACGGGTACCCAGAAGAGTACCTACTACTTCTCCGGCCAGACTCAACAG ACCAATACCCAGACCCAGTGGAAGGGTCCATTCAGCGGCGACTTCCTCCTGCACGATGAGGCCGAGAACACCTCCACCGTGTGGTCTCCTTGCGGTGCTAACGGCGCTCTTAACATCAACTCCCAGATCCGCCTGACCAGCTCTGACCGCAATGCTCAGGGTATCATGACCAACGACTCCCTTGACGCCAGCTTCAAGCAAATTGTCCACTTCCGCTGGAGAGAGTGCACCGAATAA
- a CDS encoding uncharacterized protein (EggNog:ENOG410PI1T~COG:S~TransMembrane:1 (o528-548i)~BUSCO:2878at33183), producing the protein MQVVSSPTENSGTKSWNLEEAITQLENVAYLPKSQRHTNVAGLAKTIATLAYESGIGPNLLDRLTAVIVKSKHLDQNTVTTLVKNLYPSEKVTSGIIARVVCSLGPTKTKPSPGTQSLLLRWLILVYDDLDDQSYLSKLYAVLFDNLDMISLRRSLCHLLSLVTRRKHVKPYRIQALMELIRNAGDETRELLGLLHVFKSYYPEIIVGEIGFGRRRATYFFKHPDAEWTAHLRNLQEKAASSARGIGKQTFQIVRREGVKRSRIEVVIPSVQTSKVHHGFASLEELRSVKDFVQKLDRIQLPNQIASALADPLAQKYLLLVQNKLATRRMESWLASFFEDELDMLSSGDADTSGHLGYVLDLLVDYVRFTKELPCAVLDLFRSYLSLWNGKDHQTSILALLEYLPIQEYEYLHRIYFSQVEAAILNDSNQGKASLLSCYTNLIRHWGCLVRSNTSLSAVPPLSELVLRAELLSLALLETPSNSHGNDQSASLSASLNVLHFYIELAQLFSHAPTHTDIPLTIPLPQTIYLLTFIPAVCSISLLGDILARYKTALEALNSTSQSNRVPQSEIIKFNGYVLDTCNLLWRNRALNSSDLNALGCLVPAETVTALTRYIQELNGVLGHRSNGRYKSKFKLVSMFSLSYNLALCRISAACVKSLEDQAEEDGVTLSASLPLPVTQDVLTRLAKDGGISLSWQEYRLKMLDWLDSHGSKGIGSLMRSAMINLRKA; encoded by the exons ATGCAAGTCGTATCCTCCCCGACGGAAAATTCTG GCACTAAATCTTGGAATCTTGAGGAGGCTATAACACAGCTAGAAAATG TCGCGTATCTTCCGAAAAGCCAGAGACATACAAATGTTGCAGGACTTGCAAAGACAATTGCGACTTTGGCCTATGAATCCGGGATCGGGCCCAATCTTCTGGATAGGCTCACTGCCGTTATTGTGAAATCCAAACACCTGGACCAGAACACGGTGACTACTCTCGTCAAAAATTTATATCCATCTGAGAAGGTCACATCCGGAATTATTGCTAGAGTCGTCTGCTCCCTAGGACCCACCAAAACCAAGCCATCACCTGGTACCCAGAGTTTACTGCTTAGATGGCTGATTCTCGTTTACGATGATCTGGATGATCAGTCCTACTTGTCGAAGCTCTACGCAGTCCTCTTCGATAATCTGGATATGATCAGTTTGAGGCGCTCACTTTGTCACCTACTCTCCCTGGTAACGCGAAGAAAACATGTCAAGCCATATCGCATACAGGCGCTTATGGAATTGATACGAAATGCAGGCGATGAAACGAGAGAACTTTTAGGATTGCTACATGTCTTCAAAAGTTACTACCCTGAGATAATTGTAGGCGAAATTGGCTTCGGGAGGCGAAGAGCAACGTACTTCTTCAAGCACCCAGATGCTGAATGGACTGCACATTTGCGAAACTTACAGGAAAAGGCCGCAAGCTCTGCAAGGGGTATTGGCAAACAAACTTTCCAGATTGTTCGACGTGAGGGAGTAAAGAGAAGCCGCATCGAGGTTGTTATCCCTTCCGTGCAGACTTCCAAGGTCCATCATGGATTTGCCTCGCTGGAGGAGCTTCGAAGCGTAAAGGATTTCGTGCAAAAGTTGGATAGAATCCAGCTTCCGAATCAAATTGCTTCAGCACTTGCGGACCCTCTGGCACAGAAATACTTGTTGCTTGTACAGAACAAATTGGCCACACGGAGGATGGAGAGCTGGCTGGCGAGCTTTTTCGAAGACGAACTTGATATGCTATCGTCGGGAGATGCGGATACTTCCGGGCACCTGGGATATGTCCTTGACTTACTCGTCGATTACGTTCGGTTTACAAAG GAGTTGCCTTGCGCAGTGTTGGATCTTTTCCGCAGCTATCTTTCCCTTTGGAATGGCAAGGATCATCAAACCAGTATTCTGGCACTTCTGGAGTATTTGCCGATCCAGGAATACGAATATCTCCATCGAATCTACTTTTCTCAAGTTGAAGCGGCTATTCTGAACGACTCAAATCAGGGAAAGGCTTCACTTCTTTCCTGTTACACGAACCTTATCCGCCATTGGGGTTGTTTAGTCCGCTCAAATACCAGTCTCTCGGCCGTACCACCTCTCTCTGAGCTTGTATTGAGAGCTGAACTGCTCTCGTTAGCATTACTTGAGACCCCATCCAACTCCCATGGAAATGACCAATCCGCTTCGCTCTCGGCAAGTCTGAACGTGCTCCACTTCTATATAGAGCTCGCACAGTTGTTTTCTCATGCACCGACACATACCGATATCCCATTAACGATTCCTCTCCCTCAAACCATCTATCTCTTAACCTTTATCCCAGCTGTTTGCAGTATATCCCTTCTGGGAGACATACTGGCGAGATATAAGACTGCCCTCGAGGCTTTAAATAGCACCTCGCAGTCTAATCGCGTACCCCAGTCCGAGATTATCAAGTTCAACGGATATGTTCTTGATACCTGCAATCTCCTTTGGAGAAACCGTGCACTCAATTCTAGCGACCTCAACGCACTGGGATGCCTTGTTCCCGCAGAGACTGTGACTGCGCTGAcaagatatattcaagaattgAATGGCGTTTTAGGCCACAGAAGCAATGGCCGCTACAAATCCAAGTTCAAACTAGTCTCCATGTTTTCCCTGAGCTATAACCTTGCTCTTTGTCGGATCTCCGCTGCTTGTGTGAAGAGCCTTGAAGACCAAGCTGAAGAGGATGGCGTAACGTTATCTGCGAGTCTCCCGCTTCCAGTTACGCAGGACGTCTTGACTCGATTAGCGAAGGACGGAGGGATCTCTTTGAGCTGGCAGGAGTACCGGTTAAAAATGCTTGATTGGTTGGACAGCCACGGAAGCAAAGGCATAGGATCGTTGATGAGAAGCGCTATGATTAATTTAAGGAAGGCCTAA
- a CDS encoding uncharacterized protein (EggNog:ENOG410PIHS~COG:K~BUSCO:12116at33183), whose protein sequence is MATVLGRKFFGSPRIVLQPWTCGSCRSMSHSSSLQAGHSKWANIKHIKGRNDAAKSKERQIISQELMQSSKLYGPDPGSNTKLAAIIANAKRSGMSKATIESAIAKGQGISMSGAPLEPLTIEAMLPGSVAVVIECQTDQKGRTLQDVRHMIKEAGGNVTPTTFLFEKKGKIAFEKDPKSRSTDDYLESAIDAGAIDVDADAEGRLIVYTEPAMTKSVGEAISTSTGLKIESLDIIWDPNKETMVTLSSEEAANELDEFLDNVREETTVQEIYMNLART, encoded by the exons ATGGCCACAGTTCTAGGACGGAAGTTCTTTGGCAGTCCTCGCATTGTCCTGCAACCCTGGACATGCGGGAGTTGCCGCAGCATGAGCCATAGCTCCTCCCTTCAGGCCGGGCATAGCAAATGGGCCAACATCAAGCATATCAAGGGCCGAAATGACGCCGCTAAGAGCAAGGAGAGGCAAATAATCAGCCAAGAGCTTATGCAGTCTTCAAAAT TATACGGCCCCGATCCAGGATCCAACACTAAGCTCGCAGCCATCATCGCAAATGCTAAACGGAGCGGAATGTCTAAGGCAACGATTGAGTCTGCAATTGCCAAGGGACAGGGTATATCTATGTCAGGAGCGCCCTTGGAACCCTTGACAATTGAAGCAATGCTCCCGGGCTCCGTGGCCGTGGTGATTGAGTGTCAGACCGACCAGAAGGGCAGAACCCTCCAGGACGTTCGCCACATGATCAAGGAAGCGGGCGGTAATGTGACCCCTACGACATTCCTATTCGAGAAAAAGGGGAAGATTGCTTTTGAAAAGGATCCAAAGAGCAGGAGTACGGACGATTATCTTGAGAGCGCTATCGATGCCGGTGCCATAGACGTGGATGCAGATGCGGAAGGACGGCTGATTGTGTACACGGAACCTGCAATGACAAAATCCGTGGGCGAGGCAATTTCCACTTCTACGGGGTTGAAGATTGAAAGCTTGGACATCATTTGGGATCCTAACAAGGAGACAATGGTGACGCTTTCGAGCGAGGAGGCGGCGAATGAACTGGATGAATTTCTCGACAACGTTCGTGAGGAGACAACTGTtcaagaaatatacatgaatCTGGCTAGAACATGA
- a CDS encoding uncharacterized protein (BUSCO:13605at4751~EggNog:ENOG410PI9N~COG:S~BUSCO:118at33183), translated as MSAPEAPASQPADAENVIPRAELDVSKLHALPSEQQDLYLLTFTTDLVKYTAKLDKDGIFSQQEFIKRELFKIIKLQSPVPTRLIRNNIGRCFGAIFTKGNRAILYDTVNELIGILNAGKNEVDLKAKFAAAVALGEIFTVAGGSLINQSSLTCAVLLKLFKSSQQHAGLRSSLYTAIRKVVAGIGTPVDESTAKDIWKHARNAAVSDKAYSVQASACLCLEQLIKSTPYFNNLSDFENLKSTIWKVIDSPVTSVRHASAACFAAILLKGHTVGGQVDVPIVKLPKKPLKKPDPAAVEDEIPERPQSPSGRKSEATLALKLPDLLLQLSVQYCRTSTGNRARAGIAVCYKLFLRGLGEKLVEERYAEIARHLLFTLLNHATIVNNRYRLLMTRKFIKHILEDVVGSEILSESGQLSAAKWLINDVLKDYPQVMQERREPSKHTLTCAVSALSSLISSLGSAIGTIAESFREALLQDLQHPSYTVQIYVSHCLRNFVLACPQQLLSCITICMNSLHREIGQLSTPRQSSRRCLGYAHGLASMLSTSRLQPLYGSVDIYSRVLSQATDLLKTSGSSELRTASTQIQVAWILIGGLLPLGPNFTKIHLSQLLLLWKNALPRALPKDDLAKRSPLELIFLAHVRECALSSILVFLEFNSKLVTSDGAKRIATMLQNTVVFLENLPRIKSSEDISQRLSPSLQLKDYPVLVRRRVLQCFEKLVNLSHTNVADILSLSNVLGLAISSFADPDVSNPLDSSVASAATSFENLWDLDDNFGFGVTGLAMEFSQNSDHKGHNIGARQLPSNADRVIDSTLISPICQGREHDSVLLYSTKDVKHGSLPDPPTTEVVNASIKLFATTLPSQAPKVQESSVEQIATLLASQSLVRNPGRKAAMTVNIAMALLHALRVALKETDFPPGNLKNPATEKIVQELLQTFLADPDYVVRTIAFEALGRLCNSAGNSFTNSQINSIIDTIVENRDPNARAGCAAALGSIHAQVGGMAAGFHLKTIISVLMSLCSDPHPVVHFWALEGLLRVVDSAGLTFSAYVSGSLGMLARLYAADTHNEESALIATSNHEAVFSTPLAISRCVDALINVIGPDLRDVTKTRELIFTLVKEFQLELDISIVAVSSKCLDHLSLYAPDHMDFSGYVHWLQQELNSKDMQVREAAVRGLNNIMKRDPDKVIRTASATFEDELWMALDSIPDNELLKDLVRNWLHQTGLTDTAVWVQRCHKVLTKTRPKSDEIPSPNTAAANTGGAELPDDEVAGFATAAATENRDAGEPDSPSGQEMLKWQTRNFVMSCLSDLLNMVSSQIQADQTIPSEAALQERVGEMVRMAFSASTASVIELRIWGLKILDLILKMFGRTPDPDFAEASLLEQYQAQIGSALTPAFAADSSPELASEAINVCATFVGTGIVTSAERMGRIFKLLVVGLENFGDNPNTTDIGDLKGLNSNARVMVKLALYSAWARLQIASGEQSYLVKVVQPYTAMLTPLWLSSLQEYARLRFEPDISSTLGSIGLSDNLDDTYAALNHSWLNIVDAIASLVEKDSDFVFDALDNKGQKPKLEQEPGSEVAINGTEGKGNNINYRDEPVAFFFVLFGLAFEALVSQSSAPSSQILAILQALQKILRPSVAGNAVYQDAVFSETIDALDRLVMTEGPSVQSVIVEIARNLALHHQSATRSDARTENLSDDIEQLFELTRNIILVLAGILPNLGDSSPKPRSVVSEDSIPLVQLALSSLVDITTVFPSIIRADLHACILHIFGTILATGSCQAEIVPQALPIFRRFIRDLTAPLSSKTIDSGDEGKTISHQIRGCVTRFLSILRVAQRRESDASLSCAKNTLLSLTILLTNSGHVIPPQDSLIPQVLQEILDCLQDLGLASVAAGCLRSLLHSTPRSSVDDAIARFIFPRLIAFVAGIPLGTDGVPPIDPENIKSSIVQTLVSCVGSAAIATGATPNAMALLIPALLKRAQGEGRPVYKETATRLLELAQVDQVSFRNFAAGMDPGLRALTEEILRSTGPSGGAGGAAGNDTGDQSVAVPSITLRMDF; from the exons ATGTCGGCGCCTGAAGCCCCCGCTTCGCAACCTGCTGACGCCGAAAATGTGATTCCTCGCGCCGAACTCGATGTCTCGAAGCTGCATGCACTACCCTCAGAACAACAAGACCTCTACCTCCTGACCTTCACAACCGACCTTGTCAAATATACTGCGAAACTTGATAAAGATGGAATATTCTCGCAGCAAGAATTTATTAAACGAGAGCTATTCAAAATTATAAAACTTCAGTCGCCGGTCCCAACACGATTAATCCGGAATAATATAGGCAGATGCTTTGGTGCGATATTCACAAAGGGGAACCGTGCTATACTCTACGATACAGTCAACGAATTGATAGGGATACTAAATGCAGGAAAGAATGAAGTGGATCTTAAGGCAAAATTTGCAGCTGCCGTTGCGCTTGGAGAGATATTCACGGTCGCGGGTGGCTCCCTCATCAACCAGTCAAGCTTGACCTGCGCTGTGCTACTCAAACTGTTCAAATCCTCGCAACAGCATGCAGGGCTCAGAAGCTCTCTCTATACTGCGATAAGGAAAGTTGTCGCTGGGATAGGCACACCGGTTGACGAATCAACGGCGAAAGATATATGGAAGCACGCTAGAAACGCGGCCGTGAGCGACAAGGCGTATTCTGTTCAGGCCAGCGCGTGTCTGTGCCTAGAGCAGCTGATTAAGAGTACGCCGTATTTCAATAATTTGAGTGACTTTGAAAACCTGAAGTCAACCATATGGAAGGTCATTGATAGTCCTGTGACTTCCGTGAGACATGCGTCGGCTGCATGTTTTGCTGCCATTTTGCTCAAGGGGCATACCGTTGGTGGTCAAGTCGACGTACCCATTGTGAAACTCCCGAAGAAGCCCCTCAAGAAGCCAGATCCCGCGGCTGTAGAGGATGAAATTCCTGAACGCCCGCAATCTCCGTCGGGGCGGAAGTCAGAGGCTACACTGGCACTTAAGCTCCCGGACCTTCTCCTGCAGCTATCCGTCCAATATTGCCGAACTTCAACTGGAAATCGCGCAAGAGCCGGAATAGCAGTATGCTACAAGCTGTTTTTGCGCGGTTTGGGCGAAAAATTGGTTGAAGAGCGTTACGCTGAGATTGCTCGCCATCTACTCTTTACGCTTCTCAACCACGCCACGATAGTAAATAATCGGTATCGCTTGCTTATGACCCGGAAATTTATTAAACATATTCTCGAGGATGTGGTGGGATCCGAGATATTGAGTGAAAGTGGCCAGCTTAGTGCCGCCAAATGGCTGATCAATGATGTGCTGAAGGATTATCCCCAAGTGATGCAGGAGCGTCGAGAACCGAGCAAGCATACGCTCACCTGTGCTGTGAGCGCTCTATCCTCTCTGATATCCTCCTTGGGTTCCGCTATTGGCACCATCGCAGAAAGTTTCCGTGAGGCTCTATTGCAAGATCTGCAGCACCCCAGCTACACTGTCCAAATATATGTCTCACACTGTTTACGGAATTTCGTACTCGCGTGCCCTCAGCAGCTCCTTTCATGCATAACAATATGCATGAACAGCTTGCATAGAGAGATCGGGCAGCTATCCACCCCCAGGCAGTCAAGTCGTCGTTGTCTTGGGTATGCCCATGGCCTAGCATCTATGCTCAGCACCTCACGACTCCAGCCTCTTTATGGCTCTGTGGATATATACTCACGAGTACTATCTCAGGCCACTGATCTGCTCAAAACAAGTGGTAGCTCGGAGCTGAGAACAGCCAGCACACAAATACAGGTGGCATGGATACTAATCGGAGGCCTCCTGCCGCTCGGCCCAAATTTCACCAAAATACATCTCTCACAGCTTCTGTTACTTTGGAAAAATGCCCTTCCAAGAGCATTACCTAAAGACGATCTAGCTAAGCGTAGCCCCCTGGAATTGATCTTTTTGGCTCATGTTAGGGAATGTGCTCTAAGTTCAATTCTTGTGTTTCTAGAATTTAACAGCAAACTCGTCACATCTGACGGAGCAAAGAGAATCGCGACAATGCTTCAAAATACGGTTGTATTTCTTGAGAATCTCCCTCGCATCAAATCTTCCGAGGATATTTCTCAACGCCTGTCACCCTCCTTACAACTCAAAGACTATCCAGTTCTAGTCCGACGACGGGTTTTACAGTGCTTTGAGAAATTGGTAAATCTAAGCCATACCAATGTTGCGGATATTCTGTCATTGTCAAACGTGCTTGGTCTTGCAATATCTTCCTTTGCCGATCCAGACGTTTCAAATCCACTTGACTCTTCAGTGGCGAGCGCCGCTACAAGTTTTGAGAACTTGTGGGATCTTGATGATAACTTTGGTTTTGGCGTCACTGGCCTCGCTATGGAATTTTCTCAAAACAGTGATCACAAAGGTCACAATATTGGTGCTCGACAGCTCCCTAGCAATGCCGATCGGGTGATCGACAGCACT TTAATTTCGCCGATATGCCAAGGCAGAGAACACGATTCAGTTCTCCTCTATTCGACGAAAGATGTTAAGCACGGCTCCCTTCCTGATCCCCCAACTACCGAAGTTGTCAATGCTTCCATTAAGTTATTTGCTACTACACTTCCATCGCAGGCGCCAAAAGTCCAGGAGAGCAGTGTCGAACAAATAGCTACGCTTTTAGCTTCACAAAGTCTCGTTCGGAACCCAGGGAGAAAAGCCGCTATGACAGTCAACATTGCTATGGCTCTGTTACATGCTCTCCGAGTTGCACTGAAGGAGACAGATTTCCCACCTGGCAACTTAAAAAATCCTGCAACGGAGAAGATTGTTCAGGAACTTCTCCAG ACATTTCTTGCAGATCCCGATTACGTTGTTCGTACCATAGCGTTTGAAGCGCTTGGACGATTATGCAACAGTGCGGGCAACTCGTTTACGAACTCTCAGATCAATTCTATCATTGATACAATTGTCGAGAACCGTGACCCCAACGCTCGTGCCGGATGCGCTGCTGCATTGGGCTCGATTCATGCCCAAGTTGGTGGCATGGCGGCGGGTTTCCATTTGAAAACTATTATCAGTGTCCTCATGTCGCTTTGCAGTGATCCTCATCCTGTTGTCCATTTTTGGGCCTTGGAAGGGTTGTTACGAGTTGTTGATTCTGCTGGATTGACGTTCTCTGCATATGTTTCTGGCTCTCTAGGCATGCTAGCGCGTCTATATGCTGCCGATACGCACAACGAAGAGTCAGCGTTGATTGCTACATCTAATCATGAAGCTGTCTTTTCTACCCCTCTTGCCATTAGCCGGTGTGTCGATGCTCTTATTAATGTCATCGGCCCCGACCTTCGCGATGTAACGAAAACGAGGGAACTTATCTTCACCCTCGTTAAAGAGTTTCAGCTGGAGCTAGATATATCCATCGTGGCTGTGAGCTCCAAATGTCTTGACCATTTATCCCTCTATGCTCCAGATCATATGGATTTCTCCGGATATGTGCACTGGCTTCAGCAGGAGTTGAATTCTAAAGATATGCAGGTTCGTGAGGCTGCGGTGCGAGGCCTGAATAATATCATGAAACGGGACCCCGATAAAGTGATACGAACCGCATCTGCCACCTTCGAAGATGAGCTCTGGATGGCATTGGACAGTATTCCCGACAATGAGCTACTAAAGGATCTTGTCCGCAATTGGCTGCACCAGACCGGGCTTACAGATACTGCGGTTTGGGTTCAACGATGCCATAAAGTTCTCACAAAAACCCGTCCAAAAAGCGACGAGATTCCAAGCCCTAATACCGCTGCAGCTAATACAGGTGGTGCTGAACTTCCGGACGATGAAGTGGCCGGCTTTGCCACCGCAGCTGCGACAGAGAATAGAGACGCCGGTGAACCAGATTCACCGTCGGGCCAGGAAATGCTCAAATGGCAAACACGTAATTTTGTCATGAGCTGTTTGAGTGATCTTCTAAACATGGTTAGCTCACAAATACAGGCGGATCAGACGATTCCGTCAGAAGCAGCACTACAGGAAAGGGTGGGTGAGATGGTTCGTATGGCATTTTCTGCCTCTACTGCAAGTGTGATTGAGTTGAGGATCTGGGGCCTCAAGATCCTCGATCTCATTCTGAAA ATGTTTGGGAGAACCCCAGATCCGGACTTTGCAGAGGCTTCTTTGCTCGAGCAGTATCAAGCTCAAATTGGCTCCGCTTTGACTCCTGCTTTCGCCGCCGATTCCTCTCCTGAGCTGGCCTCAGAGGCGATAAATGTTTGTGCTACTTTTGTGGGGACCGGAATTGTTACGAGTGCGGAGAGAATGGGTCGCATTTTCAAGCTTCTCGTGGTTGGCTTGGAAAATTTCGGAG ACAACCCGAACACAACTGATATTGGTGACCTTAAAGGCCTTAATTCGAATGCTCGAGTTATGGTGAAGTTAGCTTTATATTCTGCCTGGGCCCGATTACAAATTGCCAGCGGAGAACAAAGTTATTTGGTCAAAGTTGTACAACCTTATACTGCCATGCTTACTCCACTCTGGCTATCGTCACTTCAGGAATATGCCCGTCTTCGATTTGAACCCGATATATCTAGCACTTTGGGCTCAATTGGTCTATCTGACAACCTAGATGACACATACGCTGCCTTGAACC ACTCCTGGTTAAATATAGTCGATGCCATTGCCAGTCTAGTTGAAAAGGATAGTGATTTCGTCTTCGATGCCTTGGACAACAAAGGGCAGAAACCTAAACTTGAACAAGAGCCAGGTTCCGAAGTTGCTATTAACGGAACAGAAGGAAAAGGGAATAACATTAATTACCGCGATGAACCAGTTGCATTCTTTTTTGTTCTCTTTGGCCTAGCATTCGAAGCTCTTGTTAGCCAATCGAGCGCACCATCCTCCCAGATCCTTGCGATATTACAAGCTCTGCAGAAAATATTACGCCCTTCAGTTGCCGGAAACGCGGTATATCAAGACGCCGTATTTTCAGAAACCATCGATGCTCTTGATAGGCTTGTGATGACCGAAGGCCCCAGTGTCCAATCCGTTATTGTCGAAATTGCTCGAAACCTGGCGCTTCATCACCAATCGGCGACAAGAAGTGACGCACGCACCGAAAACCTCTCCGATGATATAGAGCAGCTCTTCGAACTCACTCGCAACATTATCCTAGTTCTTGCCGGCATTCTTCCTAACCTTGGCGACTCTTCCCCGAAGCCTCGTTCTGTGGTCTCAGAAGACTCTATTCCACTTGTTCAACTCGCGCTATCTTCGTTGGTGGACATCACAACTGTTTTCCCCTCGATCATTCGGGCCGACCTCCACGCCTGTATACTGCACATATTCGGCACTATTCTAGCCACCGGTAGCTGTCAAGCAGAAATCGTGCCCCAAGCACTTCCTATCTTCCGACGCTTCATTCGTGACCTCACTGCTCCCCTAAGCTCCAAAACCATTGATTCCGGCGATGAGGGAAAAACCATTTCTCACCAGATCCGCGGCTGCGTAACGCGCTTCCTATCAATTCTCCGAGTAGCGCAACGCCGAGAATCAGATGCGTCTCTTTCTTGCGCCAAAAACACCCTCCTGTCACTAACAATCCTCCTCACGAACAGCGGCCACGTGATTCCTCCCCAAGATTCCTTAATCCCACAAGTCCTCCAAGAAATCCTTGACTGTCTTCAGGACCTTGGCCTTGCCAGCGTTGCTGCAGGATGCCTAAGatctcttcttcattctACTCCTCGATCATCCGTGGATGACGCCATTGCCCGGTTCATATTTCCCCGCCTAATTGCATTCGTAGCTGGGATCCCCTTGGGCACAGACGGAGTACCACCGATCGATCCCGAAAATATAAAATCATCAATTGTGCAAACTCTCGTATCTTGTGTTGGGTCAGCAGCAATCGCTACCGGTGCTACGCCAAATGCAATGGCGCTATTGATTCCAGCGTTGCTGAAAAGAGCACAGGGAGAAGGGCGGCCAGTGTATAAAGAAACCGCTACGAGATTATTAGAATTAGCGCAGGTTGATCAGGTATCATTTAGAAACTTTGCGGCTGGGATGGACCCCGGATTGAGAGCGTTGACTGAAGAGATTTTGCGAAGTACCGGACCTAGCGGAGGAGCCGGAGGTGCAGCCGGAAATGATACAGGCGATCAGAGTGTTGCAGTGCCTAGCATTACACTTCGAATGGACTTCTAG